The window AGATCGCCGGTAAGATCAAAAGTTTTCAACAAGAGGACATTGCTTTGTTAGAAAAAACAGGCGAGAAAAAGATAGATGTAAACGGAAATGAGATTATCTTGACCCTTGAAGATGTAGAAATTACATCATCAGACATAGAAGGATGGTTAGTAGCAAATCAGTCAGGTATTACTGTAGCACTCGATGTAACAATATCTCCAGAGCTTAAGAAGGAAGGGATTTCACGTGAACTTGTGAATCGTATTCAAAACATAAGAAAAGACTCCGGACTCGAGGTAACAGATCGTATTACTATTGAGATCATTTCTCATAATGAGATGGATGATGCTCTCATGGCAAACGAACAATATATCAAAGATGAAACGCTTGCTGATCACTTAAACATAACAAAACATATTGATAACGGTACGATAATTGAATTTGACGATATTGCAACCACTATCAAGATTACTAAAATATAAAACATGAGTACAAACGCAGATGAAAAATTAAGATACAGCGATGCTGACCTGGCTTATTTCAAAGAGTTATTGAATAAAAAAATTAATGAAGCGCAGGAACAATATGAATTAATCAAAAGTGCTTACATGAATAATGCAAGCAATGGAACTGACGATACCGCTCCACAATTTAAAGCTTTTGATGAAGGAAGCGCTGTTATGAGCAAAGAAACCAGCTCACAGCTCGCTATACGTCAAGAAAAGTTTATACGCGATCTTAAAAACGCATTGATAAGAATTGAGAACAAATCTTACGGCGTTTGTAGAGTTACTGGAAAATTAATCAACAAGAAAAGATTAGAACTAGTGCCTCACGCAACATTGAGTATCGAAGCAAAAAACATGCAGTAATCGCAATAGCATCTCCTTTGATGTTATGCTACTTAACCTTTGTATTATGAATAAGCTTATAGACTGTTCTACACTACAAAGGTTTTTTTGTGCTTTTGCAGTTTTTTATTTTCTCGCTTTCGCGAAAGCGGATGCCCAACAACCTTCTTCCATAAAAAATGAAACTCAACTTATGCAAAGTGAGTTTAAGGTGGTAGATATAAATGTTTTTCAATATTTAAAACTGGATATAAAAACTACCAACGAAGAGCGAGTGAGAATAATCACAAGTCAAGATGGAGAATACAAAAACGCGGTTATATTATCTGGGCAAGTGCGCAACGACTCCTTAATTGTGAGAGATCCAATTAACCCTTCTTTCTCTTTTCCTGAAGATAAATTAAGTGCGCATAAGATCATTGATGGGTCTGCCACATTACTAATTCCAGAAAATAAAAAGATAGTAATCAATACCAATGCTGCTGATATTTCTATTACAGGAAATTATGCCGATGTTTATATAAATCAGCTGTCTGGCACCTGTAAAATAGCGCGATTAGAAGGTAATTTACGTTACATATCTGTATATGCTGATCTTTTTGTCCAGCTTAAAAATTACGATATAAGCTGTAGCTCTAGAAACGGAAAAGTGACGTCCTTTGAAAAACCTAGAATTATTAAGTATTTTGCTGTATTAGAAACGGTATCTGGTAACATAAGTAAATTAAAAAAGACTAAGAAGTAGTATTTTTACACTCCTCAAAAACGATTAATGAAATTATCTAAAGCCATTTTTATTATAGTTCTTGTCTTACTTATAGATCAGGCTAGTAAGATTTACATTAAACTTAATTATACATTAACACCTAGCAATAGTGATCCTATTGTAGATTGGGGTAAGTTTCAATTGCTTTTTTATGAAAATGCAGGCGCAGCATGGGGAATGGAAATACCTGGTGATTATGGGAAATTAATTCTCGTGATTTTCAGAATATTTGCGGTTTTTGGTATAGGATACTGGCTAGTAAG is drawn from Nonlabens dokdonensis DSW-6 and contains these coding sequences:
- a CDS encoding TraR/DksA family transcriptional regulator yields the protein MSTNADEKLRYSDADLAYFKELLNKKINEAQEQYELIKSAYMNNASNGTDDTAPQFKAFDEGSAVMSKETSSQLAIRQEKFIRDLKNALIRIENKSYGVCRVTGKLINKKRLELVPHATLSIEAKNMQ